One genomic region from Neoarius graeffei isolate fNeoGra1 chromosome 4, fNeoGra1.pri, whole genome shotgun sequence encodes:
- the tead3b gene encoding TEA domain family member 3 b isoform X1: protein MDSDAEGVWSPDIEQSFQEALAIYPPCGRRKIILSDEGKMYGRNELIARYIKLRTGKTRTRKQVSSHIQVLARKKVREFQAGIKAMNLDQASKDKALQNMASLSSAQIVSPNLIKGQLPPLHQPPYAPPPRFWPTPIPGQPGPSQDIKPFAHTYTNLSGPVPPPISAYEPLAPPLPPAATAVPVWQDRTIASSKLRMLEYSAFMEVPRDQDTYSKHLFVHIGQTNPSYSDPLLEAVDIRQIYDKFPEKKGGLKELYEKGPQNAFFLVKFWADLNSNDMQDGPGSFYGVSSQYCSTENMTITVSTKVCSFGKQVVEKVETEYARVEGGKCVYRIHRSPMCEYMINFIHKLKHLPEKYMMNSVLENFTILQVVTNRETQETLLCIAFVFEVSTSEHGAQYHVYRLIKD from the exons GTCGTAATGAACTCATTGCCAGGTACATTAAGCTGAGGACAGGAAAAACCCGCACAAGGAAACAG GTCTCTAGTCACATACAGGTGTTAGCACGGAAGAAAGTCCGCGAGTTCCAAGCGGGTATAAAG GCCATGAACTTG GATCAAGCATCCAAAGACAAAGCTCTTCAGAATATGGCGTCACTGTCCTCGGCCCAGATAGTGTCTCCAAATCTAATCAAAGGCCAGCTTCCTCCACTGCACCAGCCACCCTATGCGCCTCCCCCTCGG TTTTGGCCAACTCCAATCCCAGGACAACCTGGACCCTCTCAGGA CATCAAGCCTTTTGCACATACCTACACAAACCTATCTGGACCTGTTCCACCTCCCATATCAG CATACGAACCTTTGGCACCCCCTCTGCCCCCAGCGGCCACTGCCGTGCCTGTGTGGCAGGACCGCACCATCGCCTCCTCCAAGCTGCGCATGCTTGAGTACTCCGCTTTCATGGAGGTTCCCAGAGACCAGGATACT TACAGCAAACATTTGTTTGTGCACATTGGTCAGACCAACCCATCATACAGCGATCCCCTGCTAGAGGCAGTGGACATCCGGCAGATATACGACAAATTCCCAGAAAAGAAGGGAGGGCTGAAAGAGCTGTATGAAAAGGGCCCACAAAATGCCTTTTTCCTGGTCAAATTCTGG GCGGATCTGAATAGCAACGATATGCAGGATGGGCCTGGATCTTTCTATGGCGTCAGCAGCCAGTACTGCAGCACTGAGAATATGACCATCACCGTCTCCACAAAAGTCTGCTCATTTGGCAAGCAGGTGGTAGAGAAAGTAGAG ACAGAGTATGCAAGAGTGGAAGGAGGAAAATGTGTGTACAGGATCCACCGCTCGCCCATGTGCGAATACATGATCAACTTCATCCACAAGCTCAAGCACCTGCCTGAGAAGTACATGATGAACAGCGTCTTGGAGAACTTCACCATTTTACAG GTGGTGACTAACAGGGAAACACAGGAAACTCTGCTTTGCATAGCATTTGTATTTGAAGTGTCGACGAGCGAACACGGGGCACAGTACCACGTCTACCGTCTCATTAAAGACTAG